The nucleotide window ATGCCCACGGGCAGAGAGAACGATGCTCGGTGAACTGTAAGCTTCAGAAGTAACCCAAGTACAATGAAAGGTGTAGCTTACCTGAAATAACAAATATTTAAGTTAAGGAGTTTAGACTTGATAATTCGAAATGCTTACGAGAAAAAGTGAAATTAGAACGGTGAAAGTCCAGGCTACTTCAGAACGAAAGGGAACGACTGCTTCGCCtttctttggctttttttcAGAAGATTGGCTGCCCTGACGTGGAGCATCTAAATACTTGATTTGGCTGGCCAATGCTGTTGAAACGGCAATACCAGATAGTATACACATAACCGGTGCGAGTACCAACATGAGCCGAACCATCACTCCCTTTAtgtagaataaaaaattattaagaaTAAACTTGAATCGAGTAAGCAGAAGTAAATAGagcaaaaataagaagaaactGGAATACTGACGGCGAAATAAATTGAAGTCACGCCGTAAAGGATGATGAAGATGTTGGCATCTGTAAGTTTTGCAAAACAGTAGTACAATCCAGCGGGGAACAGGAAAACCAGGAGTTGAAGATCAAAATAGAAAGAACTCCATGATGTAGGCTGATGCTCTGATACTGACGCAATAATAGGAATGTGATTCTTGGCATACGATGGATCAAGTAAGGAATAGAAGCGACCGGTCCAGGGCGCAATTTTTCCTGGCATTTCAATTCAACTAGTTATCATATAGCTCTCTTTTCCAGCTTCAATGTGTGCGTGACAAACGAGTCAAACCTGTGATAGTAAGGATTCCCATTGCAGCCAGAGCTACACTTCCAGCAGCCATCAGAACAGATCGGAAAAGAACATTGAACTGTTCCGTAGTCAAACGGCTGCGTACATAGTCAGTGAATGCATGCAACTGACACAAGCCAAAAACGCCAAACGCCTACGCAAAATAAATCATGTGAATGGTTCTTTGGTAGTAGTACTCTTTGACAATTGCTAGTCTCACCAGCATATGCTCGGAGCTTTGAACTGGCTGGAAACCGACAAAAGCGATTTGCATAGAGAGTAATGTGCCTAGTGTGTAGACAGTGCTATAGGCCACATAGACGCGGTGTGAAAACCGGCCAGTAAGCACCAATGTGAGAACGTGTAGAGGGATCAAATTTATCAAGAAGACATAGCCACCCCATGAGGAAACCTTTAAGATAACAAGAAAATTATGTTTAAAATCTATGAAACAGATAGCTCAATAGTTTTACCATGTAGAAATAGGCTAGGGCACATAATGCGCTCCATAACAGAGACCCTGTCTTGACTGATTTAATCCAAAAAAAGTATGTGAGAAGCATGCAAAAAATTGCAATGCCCTCGTTATCGTAAGAGCCGGCTACTGAACGTGAGATGTAACCAGGTACAATGGCGATCATAGACGCAGCAACTAATCCAGCACCAGTATCCTTgagacaaaaaataaaattaatgaagaagaagaagaaaaaaaaaataatatgaaCAAGTAACAGTACCTTTAATTCtcttgtaagaaaaaaagtaacaaTAGTTGTTAAACTGGAAAATAGGGGAGCCAAAAAAACACAGACATTCCTCACATCAATGGAGACATGCAAGAAGTTCATTACATGGTACAAGACTGCAGATGTTAACATTAAACCAGGATATATGGTAcctaaaaattttgaaatagaaatggaagtactcaataataaaacaataaataaatttaaaaaaaaacatgcttACCACCAATGATTCGCCCCAATGGGTACCATGCTCGTTCATCAAACCAATTGTGGAACTTATAAAATCCCTCTTCAGCCAGATATTTTGTTGTTCGATAATTGAAATAAGGATCAAATTCATGGATGACACTTTCAAATCGCAACACAGAAAACAATCTTGTCGAAAACGCTATCAATATATGAATATTGTGTCAATCTCTGATGAAAGCTTGATTATAAATCTAACTTACAAAGAACTGCAGCTACAGTGAGGATAGCCAATTTGAGAAGAGTTTCCTGCTTCTCAATGCTCATGTGAAGAATTTGTGATTTCAACAATGCAACTGTCATCTTGTAttagctctctctctctctgaatAATTGTTGATTTTGCTTTCatatgttgaaaaataaatatataaaaggTAAAATTTCGTACCTTTTAAGAGAAACAGCAAATATTGCAATCActtaataagaaaaaatgtttagaACATTAGACAGAACTTTTCTTAAGCCGGTGCCTTTTGACAGCAACCACTTTACCCACTCGCTAAAATACACGTCGATGTGCATCGGCGTTGCCAGATCAAACTTAGGTTGCTCGCCGACCATCTCTGCGATCTCCCTCTGCGGTTCCGTCCGTTTTTGCCCAGGTTCTGCCTCTGCTCGGCTGCTCCCGTGTGCACATATTCACTTATTCAATCCTTACACCCAATAATgaacgaaaaaagaaggacAGAAAGTTAATAATAATGATGCTCAACTTTTCGTACTCGACTAGGTAATTGCATACGCCTTCGAAATCAGAAACAACATTTGGTGTTTTCAAATTAATGAATCCTGATGGGAAAAGTTTCCCGAATCCAAATCAGAGTTATTTCCGTTTACACAGTTAACACAACACAGCCCTGccaatataaatcaacaacgatttaaaaaatcgagTGGATACAAAGGCAAAACTGGGCGATTGTTAATGTAAATAAGGTTTTACGTCATTTAGCCATAAAACACTTTGTGCGATGCGGCTCTTGTCGTATTgatcaacacatttttttctctactaCTTAGGCTTCTCATATAGACAACTATAGAAGTTTAACGTTGAAGATAAAATTATTTACCGTAAGAAGTTTCCTGGATAGCACTACGACCCTAGCTCATTTGCATCCTTTCAACCTATTATGTAAGATGAAGCTATATATATGCCCACGTTTATCTATATAGAAAAACGGTATTACCACTTTGGGTTccattttgtttgtgtgtaaCCTGCACATTAATGACATTCTAAGAACTTTCCCTGTCCTTtatttgaaacgaaaaaagtGATTGAGGTGTGAAATTCTTCCTACACCCTGTAAAACAGGTATGCGTCATTAATGTTCCTCTTGATTTAGATAAGTCTACGttatttcaattttgttcAATCCAGCATCCAGTTGACAAAAAAGGACAGGGCACGTTGTTACCCGTGCACACAGTGAAGGTGTACCGCATTGCTCACATAAACCGCAGGCGTTAGATTTCAGTTGGGACGTCAAGCGAAGTAGGCGAGGGCGACATATAAAGCTCTCTACTCACGAACGATTCTGCTCCATTCTCGTGGAAACCGTGCGGAAGGAACTTTTACGCAGACACATCGGCTACTTGCTGTCGGTAGCTGCGCCAGTTTTTCCAGTCAGTAAATTGAGTTCCATCAACTACTACCTAGTTCCAAattgtgtgtttgtttatcCGGATTGACTTATTCTTGCcattaaacatttttatttcaagatTCTCCTGAAAAAGAggtttgttttctctttcttaCTATAAAAATCACCTTTAATCATTATTTACCTATAATTGCCTAATCGTGAATTTAAAGAGGGTCAATGAAAGTTTGTGAGTCCAAGCTGAGACGTGCGTGAAGGCACCtagatttttttgtgtggactTGAGATTGATGATCGGTGTCTTT belongs to Daphnia magna isolate NIES linkage group LG1, ASM2063170v1.1, whole genome shotgun sequence and includes:
- the LOC116917133 gene encoding dolichyl-diphosphooligosaccharide--protein glycosyltransferase subunit STT3A — encoded protein: MTVALLKSQILHMSIEKQETLLKLAILTVAAVLSFSTRLFSVLRFESVIHEFDPYFNYRTTKYLAEEGFYKFHNWFDERAWYPLGRIIGGTIYPGLMLTSAVLYHVMNFLHVSIDVRNVCVFLAPLFSSLTTIVTFFLTRELKDTGAGLVAASMIAIVPGYISRSVAGSYDNEGIAIFCMLLTYFFWIKSVKTGSLLWSALCALAYFYMVSSWGGYVFLINLIPLHVLTLVLTGRFSHRVYVAYSTVYTLGTLLSMQIAFVGFQPVQSSEHMLAFGVFGLCQLHAFTDYVRSRLTTEQFNVLFRSVLMAAGSVALAAMGILTITGKIAPWTGRFYSLLDPSYAKNHIPIIASVSEHQPTSWSSFYFDLQLLVFLFPAGLYYCFAKLTDANIFIILYGVTSIYFAGVMVRLMLVLAPVMCILSGIAVSTALASQIKYLDAPRQGSQSSEKKPKKGEAVVPFRSEVAWTFTVLISLFLVSYTFHCTWVTSEAYSSPSIVLSARGHDGSRIIFDDFREAYYWLRMNTPDDSRVMSWWDYGYQISAMANRTIIVDNNTWNNTHISRVGQAMASTEDKAYEIMRELDVDYVLVIFGGLTGYSSDDINKFLWMVRIGGSTDRGKHIKENDYYTPSGEFRVDVEGSSTLLNCLMYKMSYYKFGSVYTEGGKPPGYDRVRNAEIGNKDFELDVLEEAYTTEHWLVRIYKVKKLPNRGV